One Bufo gargarizans isolate SCDJY-AF-19 chromosome 3, ASM1485885v1, whole genome shotgun sequence DNA segment encodes these proteins:
- the LOC122930682 gene encoding gastrula zinc finger protein XlCGF57.1-like isoform X1, with the protein MVLLINDPPSMDQHRNHMAARILDLTLEIIYLITGEDYTVVKKSSAECVTPHVSGEWSRTPGAITEPPPHSLIHEQKILELTNRITELLTGEVSIRCEDVAVYFSMEEWEYLEGHKDLYKDVMMEDHQHLTSSDESSKKNLPQRCPSPLYSQDCPEENQNVPLDHQERYGGIASGPENPVNGEKCTRGSDSHLLLSPSYNIEDNQSRLGTNRPVHRLGKIYTCSKCGKQFKTKRNLSIHERIHKPFKCSECGKCFTQKSSLVTHQRIHTGEKPFPCSECGKCFNLNSELVRHQRVHTGEKPYLCSECGKCFSQRYNLVKHLRTHTGEKPNSCLECGKCFILNSELVIHQRTHTGEKPFSCSECGKCFSQKYSLVGHLRTHTGVKPYSCLECRKRFSKKKNLVVHLRTHTGKKLHSCSDCGKCFNHESDLVKHRQTHTGEKPNLCSECGKCFNQESDLLKHLKTHTGEKPYSCTVCGKCFRQRTNLAAHLRTHTGEKPFSCLECGKCFRQRYSLDGHQRTHTGEMPFSCSECGKFFSHKSSLAKHLRIHTGMKPFSCPECGKCFSHKSGLVKHLRTHTGMKPFSCTICGKCFSQKSGLVSHQRSHTGEKPFSCTLCGKCFSQKSGLVAHQKTHTVEMPL; encoded by the exons ATGGTCCTTCTCATTAATGACCCACCAAGTATGGACCAGCACAGAAACCACATGGCTGCaaggatattagacctcaccctggagatcatctacctgataactggagag gattacacagtagtgaagaagtcgtctgcgGAGTGTGTGACACCCCATGTGTCAGGTGAATGGAGCAGGACCCCAGGAGCCATCACCGAGCCTCCACCTCATtcactgatacatgagcagaagatcctagaacttaccaacaggatcactgagctgctgaccggagag GTTTCTATAAGGTGTGaggatgtcgctgtctatttctccatggaggagtgggagtatttagaaggacacaaggatctgtacaaggacgtcatgatggaggatcaccagcACCTCACATCATCGG ATGAGTCCAGTAAGAAAAATCTACCacagagatgtcccagtcctctatattcccaggactgtcctgAGGAAAACCAGAATGTCCCTTTGGATCATCAG GAACGTTATGGTGGAATAGCCAGTGGACCTGAAAACCCTGTGAATG GTGAAAAATGTACGAGAGGCTCCGACTCACATCTGCTGTTATCTCCCTCTTATAATATAGAAGATAATCAATCACGGCTTGGTACAAATAGACCTGTACATAGACTGGGTAAAATTTATACATGTTCTAAATGCGGAAAGCAATTTAAAACGAAACGTAACCTTTCCATACATGAAAGAATTCACAAGCCATTTAAATGTTCAGAATGCGGAaaatgttttactcagaaatcaaGTCTCGtgacacatcagagaattcacacaggagagaagccttttccatgttcagaatgtgggaaatgttttaaccttaACTCAGAGCTTGTGAGACATCAAAgggttcacacaggagagaagccatatttatgctcagaatgtgggaaatgttttagccaGAGATATAATCTTGTGAAACATTTAAGAACTCACACTGGCGAGAAGCCaaattcatgtttagaatgtgggaaatgttttatcctTAACTCAGAGCTTGTGatccatcagagaactcacacaggggagaagccattttcatgctcagaatgtgggaaatgttttagccaGAAATATAGTCTTGTGggacatctgagaactcacacaggagttAAGCcttattcatgtttagaatgtagGAAACGTTTTAGTAAAAAGAAAAATCTGGTTGTTCATCTGCGAACTCACACAGGGAAGAAGCTACATTCATGTTCagattgtgggaaatgttttaaccatgaATCAGATCTCGTGAAACATCGACaaactcacacaggagaaaagccaaatttgtgttcagaatgtggcaaatgttttaacCAGGAATCTGACCTCCTGAAACATCtaaaaactcacacaggagaaaagccatactcatgtacagtatgtgggaaatgttttcgtCAGAGAACAAATCTTGCGGCACATCTGAGgacccacacaggagagaagccgttttcgtgtttagaatgtggaaaatgttttaggcAGAGATATAGTCTTGATGGAcaccagagaactcacacaggagagatgccattttcatgttctgaatgtgggaaatttTTCAGTCACAAATCAAGTCTTGCAAAACatctaagaattcacacaggaatgaagccattttcatgtcctgaatgtgggaagtgctttAGTCACAAATCAGGTCTTGTgaaacatctgagaactcacacagggatgaagccattttcatgtacaatatgtgggaaatgttttagccaAAAATCAGGCCTTGTgtcacatcagagaagtcacacaggtgagaaaccattttcatgtacactatgtgggaaatgtttcagcCAGAAATCAGGTCTTGTGGCgcatcagaaaactcacacagtTGAGATGCCGCTGTAA
- the LOC122930682 gene encoding gastrula zinc finger protein XlCGF66.1-like isoform X2: MVLLINDPPSMDQHRNHMAARILDLTLEIIYLITGEDYTVVKKSSAECVTPHVSGEWSRTPGAITEPPPHSLIHEQKILELTNRITELLTGEVSIRCEDVAVYFSMEEWEYLEGHKDLYKDVMMEDHQHLTSSDESSKKNLPQRCPSPLYSQDCPEENQNVPLDHQYGSGSTRQGT, encoded by the exons ATGGTCCTTCTCATTAATGACCCACCAAGTATGGACCAGCACAGAAACCACATGGCTGCaaggatattagacctcaccctggagatcatctacctgataactggagag gattacacagtagtgaagaagtcgtctgcgGAGTGTGTGACACCCCATGTGTCAGGTGAATGGAGCAGGACCCCAGGAGCCATCACCGAGCCTCCACCTCATtcactgatacatgagcagaagatcctagaacttaccaacaggatcactgagctgctgaccggagag GTTTCTATAAGGTGTGaggatgtcgctgtctatttctccatggaggagtgggagtatttagaaggacacaaggatctgtacaaggacgtcatgatggaggatcaccagcACCTCACATCATCGG ATGAGTCCAGTAAGAAAAATCTACCacagagatgtcccagtcctctatattcccaggactgtcctgAGGAAAACCAGAATGTCCCTTTGGATCATCAG TACGGCAGTGGATCAACAAGGCAGGGAACCTGA